CACCCACCACGGGGTGGGCGAGCGAAGGCCGTTGCTGGCTGCAATTCGAGAATATGACGCTCGCGGCCCAGGGCTACAGCGTCCCGGTGCCGATATACCTCGACCTCTGGAGCGCCTTCTCGGTGCTAGCCGATGGACAGCCCGTCGAGAGTCAGGCGCGGGTGATCGAGTATGTCGTCGAAGGCTTTCCAGATCGCAACCTCGGGACGGCGTACGCCGAAGTCCCATGTGACGCATCGACGTACACGCTGATGTTTGCCCCGGACCCGAAGGCGGTGGGCGCAGACGAGAGCGCTGACTTCGGAACCTGGACGCCGGGGACCTCAGAATTCAGCCCGCCGAAGTAGCACTCACCCACTGCGGGAGCGTGCCGGTCCACAATCGCAGCGTGACTCGTGTCGCTTTGCCCATCGAAGGACCCGGTCGCGACGTATCACTGGTGATGATGACTGAGCAGGTGACGATGGACCCCAGCCCGCAGCTGCGCGGCACGATCGACCCCAGTGCGCGCGGGGTCGCCGTCGTACTGCATGGCGGGTCGGATTCCGGAGTGGCTGACAACTCGTGGCGGCGGCTCGCCGTGCTGCGGATGCTGCCGTTTGCCCGTGCCATCTCGCGCGTCGGCGGCCCGCGGATCTCGGTGCTGCGGCTGCGCAACTCCTACTACGGCTGGTCCAAGGACTTCTCCGAACCGGTCGCCGACGCGCAGTGGGCGCTGGATGAAGTACGGCGTACTGCCCCCGGGCTGCCGATCGCACTCGTCGGGCACTCCGGGGGCGGCCGGGCCGCGCTGCGCCTCGGCGCAGAGCCCGACGTCGCCGCCGTCGTCGGACTCGCGCCGTGGATCGTCGACCACGACCCGCCGCAGATCGCCGACGCTACGTCGGTGTTGCTGGCGCACG
The nucleotide sequence above comes from Epidermidibacterium keratini. Encoded proteins:
- a CDS encoding dienelactone hydrolase family protein, producing the protein MTRVALPIEGPGRDVSLVMMTEQVTMDPSPQLRGTIDPSARGVAVVLHGGSDSGVADNSWRRLAVLRMLPFARAISRVGGPRISVLRLRNSYYGWSKDFSEPVADAQWALDEVRRTAPGLPIALVGHSGGGRAALRLGAEPDVAAVVGLAPWIVDHDPPQIADATSVLLAHGTDDQTTDPRLTRRLGSELAARGVEVNVDLRPDGHAMLRQARHWHRETAAFVTAALL